A genomic region of Lysinibacillus sp. 2017 contains the following coding sequences:
- a CDS encoding HEAT repeat domain-containing protein has translation MKQFNKELPEQYDALKKQANYTSSWRERLDAVKTLSAYQNEKVIDLLTNRMKNDTVYKVQTAAYEALAAFGEDVEKPKPARFDIIKGTDKIFLRVKKSLPKDHTVADFADKLKRMRSDVYDAYEGDKGAQFMTWLEERWAKL, from the coding sequence TTGAAACAATTTAACAAAGAATTACCAGAACAATACGATGCATTAAAAAAACAAGCGAATTATACGTCAAGCTGGCGTGAACGTTTAGACGCAGTTAAAACGTTATCGGCTTACCAAAATGAAAAAGTAATTGATTTATTAACAAATCGTATGAAAAATGATACGGTTTATAAAGTTCAAACGGCTGCATATGAAGCACTTGCAGCATTCGGTGAAGATGTAGAAAAACCAAAACCTGCTCGTTTTGATATTATCAAAGGTACAGATAAAATTTTCCTACGTGTGAAAAAAAGCTTACCAAAAGACCACACTGTGGCTGACTTTGCGGATAAGTTAAAACGTATGCGTTCAGATGTTTATGATGCGTATGAAGGCGACAAAGGTGCACAATTTATGACTTGGTTAGAGGAACGTTGGGCTAAGTTGTAA
- a CDS encoding VOC family protein, which yields MDIKHVQLQTNKLQEMKIFYGELLGFTILNASSNCFQIQVGISIIEFTNQGVEGKPFYHFALDIPANQFVEAKEWLKSKTVLLKEDGDDEVYFSFFVAKSCYFEDPSGNIIEFIARLNDTPESEIPFSITSIRKISELSLVVPDTLSAAEQLAQIQIMKREHSVISKNSLNFMSDQKTKVYLLLVGPGRTWYFSDKPSEIFTLTITLDSGHVIGINQHKQFFVNKSIS from the coding sequence ATGGATATTAAGCATGTGCAATTGCAAACAAATAAATTACAAGAAATGAAAATTTTCTATGGAGAACTGCTCGGATTCACTATCCTAAATGCATCTTCAAACTGTTTTCAAATTCAAGTAGGCATCAGTATTATTGAATTCACAAATCAGGGTGTCGAAGGTAAACCCTTTTACCATTTTGCACTTGATATTCCGGCCAATCAGTTTGTCGAAGCGAAAGAATGGCTAAAGTCTAAAACGGTATTATTAAAAGAAGATGGTGACGATGAAGTCTATTTTTCATTTTTTGTTGCTAAGTCTTGTTACTTTGAAGACCCTTCAGGCAATATTATTGAATTTATCGCTAGATTAAACGATACTCCAGAAAGCGAAATTCCTTTCTCAATCACTTCTATTCGAAAAATTTCCGAGCTGAGCCTCGTTGTTCCAGATACACTTTCTGCTGCCGAACAACTAGCGCAAATTCAAATTATGAAACGCGAACATTCTGTGATATCAAAGAATTCATTAAATTTTATGAGTGATCAAAAAACGAAAGTCTATTTATTATTAGTCGGTCCAGGACGAACATGGTATTTTTCAGATAAACCATCAGAAATTTTCACATTAACGATTACATTAGATTCAGGTCATGTAATAGGGATAAATCAGCATAAGCAATTTTTTGTAAACAAATCTATAAGTTAA
- a CDS encoding spore protein Tlp encodes MKNKKQQKSNNALSVGKMIENTKENIEEAEISMEFAIPEELENLEEKNARRRHSINIMEDQIKDEAAFQARKDRFK; translated from the coding sequence ATGAAAAATAAGAAGCAACAAAAATCTAATAACGCGCTAAGTGTAGGGAAAATGATTGAAAATACGAAAGAAAATATTGAAGAAGCAGAAATTAGTATGGAATTTGCGATTCCCGAAGAACTAGAAAATCTAGAGGAAAAAAATGCTCGTCGTAGACACTCAATTAACATAATGGAAGATCAAATTAAGGACGAAGCGGCTTTCCAAGCTAGAAAGGATAGATTTAAATAA
- a CDS encoding IS110 family transposase codes for MNFNTNEKINQVSENTLVIGIDIAKHKHFACAIDDRGRVLQKSFPILQSRVGFEGFYERLLTLKVAHEKQGILVGFEPTGHYWMNLAAFLTNYGIPFVMVNPMHVNRSKELDDNLQTKNDQKDALVIARLMRDGRFSYPRLLEGVEAELRNGATLRSKIQEDLNALRNRLIRWLDRFFPEFPQVFKKFGKMAYAALEMTPLPSDIKGKSPDELLFLYRQVEGMKSPQLPKAKQLVEAAQNSIGLTEGLVMAKYEIATLLSQIKLMQAQLDELTVQLTELAKQMTDYDYLASIPGIGDVTVVDLLSEVGSLTQYEHPRQLIKLAGLTLRENSSGKQKGQKRISKRGRRKLRALLFRVMMPLIRHNQAFKQLHEYYTTRTVNPLRKKQSIVVLCGKLLKILHALCKKKTMFNVQQMMNDFASLQAAA; via the coding sequence ATGAATTTTAATACGAATGAAAAAATTAATCAAGTTTCTGAAAATACTTTAGTCATCGGCATCGACATTGCCAAACACAAACACTTCGCTTGTGCAATTGATGATCGTGGCCGTGTGCTCCAAAAATCATTTCCAATACTGCAATCGCGCGTTGGATTTGAAGGCTTTTATGAACGTCTACTTACGTTAAAAGTAGCCCATGAAAAACAGGGAATCCTTGTTGGTTTCGAGCCAACAGGTCACTATTGGATGAACTTAGCAGCGTTTTTAACGAACTACGGGATTCCGTTTGTGATGGTCAATCCGATGCACGTCAACCGTTCAAAGGAATTGGACGATAATCTCCAAACTAAAAATGACCAAAAAGATGCACTCGTCATCGCACGTTTAATGCGAGATGGACGCTTCAGTTATCCTCGTCTTTTAGAAGGTGTGGAAGCGGAATTACGAAATGGCGCGACATTGCGCTCGAAAATTCAAGAAGATTTAAATGCCCTTCGAAATCGCCTGATTCGTTGGTTAGATCGCTTCTTTCCCGAGTTTCCACAAGTCTTTAAGAAGTTCGGGAAAATGGCGTATGCGGCGCTCGAAATGACGCCACTACCTTCGGATATTAAAGGGAAATCACCAGATGAACTACTCTTCTTATATCGCCAAGTAGAAGGAATGAAAAGCCCACAACTACCAAAGGCAAAACAATTAGTTGAAGCGGCTCAAAACTCGATTGGATTAACAGAAGGTTTAGTGATGGCCAAATATGAAATCGCCACACTGCTTTCGCAAATCAAATTGATGCAAGCTCAACTTGATGAATTAACGGTTCAGCTCACAGAGCTAGCGAAACAAATGACAGATTATGATTATTTAGCATCTATACCAGGAATCGGGGATGTAACGGTTGTCGATTTACTTTCAGAAGTCGGTTCTTTAACACAATATGAGCATCCACGCCAATTAATTAAACTCGCGGGACTTACATTGCGTGAAAACTCTTCTGGTAAGCAAAAGGGACAAAAGCGCATTTCTAAACGAGGAAGACGTAAGCTACGAGCACTCTTGTTTCGTGTGATGATGCCCCTAATTCGACATAATCAAGCATTTAAGCAATTACATGAATACTACACAACACGTACAGTGAATCCACTTCGCAAGAAGCAATCGATTGTCGTCCTGTGTGGCAAGTTACTCAAGATTTTACATGCCTTGTGTAAAAAGAAAACAATGTTTAACGTACAACAAATGATGAACGATTTCGCCAGTCTTCAAGCAGCTGCTTAA
- a CDS encoding alkaline phosphatase family protein, producing the protein MKKYLYIGIIVFNLCLFTIINEVEANENQEPDRKVILISIDGMKNDYTNQYVKENKLPHIKQMQDNGISSINPSTITPSLTAPSHAAIATGATPNQTGVVSNHWHEPNTALDNEESGFQSKSQVPPLWIEASKQGKTTATIAFPGANLKEGQQGDYSIYSGKTRSPSNLESLSFSYIKTAGWVNSPKSFSFLKETKFSIIMKNEKNRVIHILAIDSTDDQKQNYDTFIFSDDKKVDPKDSIVKGKQWGSLSLHMNDHQPAGFWFKIKLNDADLTLPVQLYRTAVTSSLISGPKGFSDEIEKEFGFYPAQDDDNALEKGWITRKEYEEISTRYVMWVTKVSLYIKQKYNPDLLMFYSPHIDHEQHKYLLIDPRQPGYSREKSEKYMSYIEWSYQLADKVVGETLNSLNKNDYLFLVSDHGMEPAHSTLSPNKVLKDAGLLTVDKKNQINLKESKAYAIPSGSTANVYINLQNREKGGIVPLDEYESVRDEIIQAFKDVKVSNKNGKVIQHNLEDIMSMIKTDNFSFNKVKEHMKDIRKHTFTKKIHPYEKVMKNINKNITVLNHQNSGDVMLIGASGYVMGSGIEKNITPPIELGTHGGNGERSMLRPVFIATGAEFHKGKQISSTSNLDIAPTIYDLLELDVPSFVEGKKIEGIGH; encoded by the coding sequence ATGAAAAAATATTTATACATAGGCATTATTGTTTTTAATTTGTGTCTTTTCACCATAATTAATGAAGTAGAAGCTAATGAAAATCAAGAACCTGATAGAAAGGTCATACTTATCTCGATTGACGGAATGAAAAATGACTATACTAATCAATATGTAAAAGAGAATAAATTGCCTCATATTAAGCAGATGCAAGACAATGGGATTTCATCAATAAATCCTTCAACTATTACTCCTTCTCTTACAGCACCTTCACACGCAGCAATTGCCACAGGGGCTACACCTAACCAGACCGGAGTTGTAAGTAATCATTGGCACGAACCAAATACAGCCTTAGATAATGAAGAAAGCGGTTTCCAGTCGAAAAGCCAAGTACCTCCATTGTGGATAGAAGCTAGCAAACAAGGGAAAACAACAGCCACTATTGCTTTTCCAGGGGCCAATCTTAAAGAGGGACAACAAGGAGATTATTCTATTTATTCTGGAAAAACACGGTCTCCAAGCAATTTGGAGTCGTTATCTTTTTCCTATATAAAAACTGCTGGATGGGTTAATTCTCCAAAAAGCTTCAGTTTTTTAAAGGAAACTAAATTCTCTATTATCATGAAAAATGAAAAGAATCGAGTCATCCACATTTTGGCGATTGACTCAACTGATGATCAAAAACAAAATTATGACACCTTTATATTTTCTGATGATAAAAAGGTAGATCCTAAAGACTCCATTGTAAAGGGAAAACAATGGGGATCTCTTTCATTACATATGAACGATCATCAGCCTGCTGGTTTTTGGTTCAAAATCAAACTAAATGACGCAGATCTTACCCTACCTGTACAGTTGTATCGGACAGCAGTAACCTCTAGTTTAATTAGTGGTCCTAAAGGATTTTCTGATGAAATCGAGAAGGAGTTTGGTTTTTATCCAGCACAAGACGATGATAATGCCCTTGAAAAGGGATGGATTACGAGAAAAGAATATGAAGAGATAAGTACACGATATGTCATGTGGGTCACTAAAGTATCACTTTATATAAAACAAAAATACAATCCTGATTTGCTAATGTTTTATAGTCCCCACATTGATCATGAACAACATAAGTATTTATTAATAGACCCTCGGCAGCCAGGATATTCACGTGAAAAATCAGAAAAATATATGAGCTATATCGAATGGTCATATCAGTTAGCAGACAAGGTCGTCGGTGAAACATTGAATTCGTTAAACAAGAATGATTATTTGTTCTTAGTCTCCGATCATGGAATGGAACCTGCCCATTCTACCCTTTCGCCTAATAAAGTTTTAAAAGATGCTGGGTTATTAACTGTAGATAAAAAAAATCAAATCAATTTAAAAGAATCAAAGGCATATGCCATTCCAAGTGGATCAACAGCAAATGTATACATTAACTTACAGAACCGTGAAAAAGGTGGGATTGTCCCTCTCGATGAATATGAGAGTGTCCGTGATGAGATTATTCAGGCATTTAAAGATGTAAAAGTCTCAAACAAAAATGGAAAGGTCATTCAACATAACCTAGAAGACATCATGTCTATGATTAAAACAGACAACTTCTCGTTCAATAAGGTTAAAGAGCATATGAAAGATATTAGGAAACATACTTTCACCAAAAAAATCCATCCTTATGAAAAAGTTATGAAAAATATAAATAAAAATATAACCGTTTTGAATCATCAAAATTCAGGCGATGTTATGCTAATTGGGGCTTCTGGCTATGTAATGGGTAGCGGCATTGAAAAAAATATAACTCCCCCTATTGAATTAGGAACACATGGAGGAAATGGAGAAAGAAGCATGCTTCGACCTGTTTTTATAGCTACTGGGGCGGAATTTCACAAAGGAAAACAAATTAGCTCCACCTCTAATTTAGATATAGCGCCTACTATTTATGATTTACTAGAGTTAGATGTCCCTTCATTTGTTGAAGGTAAGAAAATCGAAGGTATTGGACATTAA